The Haloarchaeobius amylolyticus genome window below encodes:
- a CDS encoding ribbon-helix-helix domain-containing protein encodes MPKTEVSISDNLDAEIDRLVNQGDFLNRDEAVEELLTRGISAYGPTEDDEPRNEIDEGLFNRSVADQQDPAAMNDDQNDGYTF; translated from the coding sequence ATGCCAAAGACCGAAGTCTCGATATCAGACAACCTCGACGCCGAGATCGACCGGCTCGTCAACCAGGGCGACTTCCTGAACCGCGACGAGGCCGTCGAGGAGCTCCTGACCCGCGGCATCTCCGCCTACGGCCCGACCGAGGACGACGAACCGCGCAACGAGATCGACGAAGGGCTGTTCAACCGCTCCGTGGCCGACCAGCAGGACCCGGCCGCGATGAACGACGACCAGAACGACGGTTACACGTTCTGA
- a CDS encoding Cdc6/Cdc18 family protein, whose translation MSEQTSGDPLFQDQDPVFARKELLHVGHVPDEDRIVGRDDEIQSVANEVGAVVRGDPPNNVMIYGKTGTGKSLISRHVATRAQRAAESNDIDCTVLYIDCSEANTETRATRQLALDLKEKTDYEAEIPLRGVGTMEYYQHIWAVLDAAYDAAIVILDEIDKLDNSNILMQLSRAREARKTNTYIGVIGISNKVQYKESLDERIDSSFGHRELFFHPYDAAQLREIMRNRQDAFQPDVLADGTIELCAALAAKKHGDARKAIEILKEAGELARRNDVTEVTEEHIKQAQEVAEVNRIEELTSGATVHAKLALYALASRIITGERDTYKTREVYQRYVGVCEMAALDPVTENGLYRQLKEQAFLGVIESEKTGGGRSQGSYLLHRLVTDPKHIVKAVRRDASLDELPTYETLVNYGGNQTNDTDLSSFVE comes from the coding sequence ATGTCCGAGCAGACGAGCGGGGACCCCCTCTTCCAGGACCAGGACCCCGTCTTCGCCCGGAAGGAGCTGCTCCACGTCGGCCACGTCCCCGACGAGGACCGGATCGTCGGGCGCGACGACGAGATCCAGTCCGTGGCCAACGAGGTCGGGGCGGTCGTCCGTGGCGACCCACCGAACAACGTGATGATCTACGGGAAGACCGGGACCGGCAAGAGCCTCATCTCGCGCCACGTCGCGACCCGGGCCCAGCGAGCGGCGGAGTCGAACGACATCGACTGCACCGTCCTCTACATCGACTGCTCGGAGGCGAACACGGAGACGCGGGCGACGCGACAGCTCGCCCTCGACCTGAAGGAGAAGACCGACTACGAGGCCGAGATCCCCCTGCGGGGCGTCGGGACGATGGAGTACTACCAGCACATCTGGGCGGTCCTGGACGCGGCGTACGACGCGGCCATCGTCATCCTCGACGAGATCGACAAACTCGACAACAGCAACATCCTCATGCAACTCTCGCGCGCACGCGAGGCGCGCAAGACGAACACGTACATCGGGGTCATCGGCATCAGCAACAAGGTCCAGTACAAGGAGAGCCTCGACGAGCGCATCGACAGCAGTTTCGGCCATCGTGAGCTCTTCTTCCACCCCTACGACGCGGCCCAGCTCCGCGAGATCATGCGCAACCGGCAGGACGCCTTCCAGCCCGACGTCCTCGCCGACGGGACCATCGAGCTCTGTGCCGCGCTGGCGGCGAAGAAACACGGGGACGCGCGCAAGGCCATCGAGATCCTCAAGGAGGCCGGCGAACTCGCGCGCCGCAACGACGTGACGGAGGTCACGGAGGAGCACATCAAGCAGGCCCAGGAGGTCGCGGAGGTCAACCGCATCGAGGAACTGACCAGCGGGGCGACCGTCCACGCCAAGCTCGCGCTGTACGCGCTCGCGAGCCGCATCATCACGGGCGAGCGGGACACGTACAAGACCCGCGAGGTGTACCAGCGCTACGTCGGCGTCTGCGAGATGGCCGCGCTCGACCCCGTCACCGAGAACGGACTCTACCGCCAGCTCAAGGAGCAGGCGTTCCTCGGGGTCATCGAGTCCGAGAAGACCGGCGGCGGCCGGTCGCAGGGGAGTTACCTCCTCCACCGGCTCGTGACCGACCCGAAGCACATCGTGAAGGCCGTCCGTCGCGACGCCTCGCTCGACGAACTGCCGACCTACGAGACGCTGGTGAACTACGGCGGGAACCAGACGAACGACACGGACCTCTCCTCGTTCGTCGAGTGA
- a CDS encoding DNA-directed RNA polymerase subunit epsilon, with protein MMNYDGDTASSALVAGTGTGETDVESTWISAGPGDGALSRVDAVKDEVVRRWDVITPSATLIGRADSPEHDLSESIRRLHDEQHGAMAGHSARMHQLDKLRITHALSSALDVTRWERDCALGIIGEIDLTAFGSQRAIPKVALVVLRYVVDRERQHQLGLDDQEAVARLTPDEMESLYDRFTSLTENETYQELLDEHGMTTTNVNRLTRVLREQLAEHDLEGAVLGRDPFRDPNLPAVGETPRDEGERHAWTDGWGAEDGDDGASGPDE; from the coding sequence ATGATGAATTACGACGGGGACACTGCGTCGTCGGCACTCGTCGCGGGAACCGGGACCGGTGAGACCGACGTGGAGTCCACGTGGATCAGTGCGGGCCCCGGCGACGGCGCCCTGTCCCGGGTGGACGCGGTCAAGGACGAGGTCGTCCGCCGGTGGGACGTCATCACGCCGAGTGCGACCCTCATCGGCCGGGCCGACAGCCCCGAACACGACCTCAGCGAGAGCATCCGCCGTCTCCACGACGAGCAACACGGCGCGATGGCCGGCCACAGCGCCCGGATGCACCAGCTCGACAAGCTCCGCATCACTCACGCGCTCTCGTCCGCGCTCGACGTGACCCGCTGGGAGCGCGACTGCGCCCTCGGCATCATCGGCGAGATCGACCTCACCGCGTTCGGGAGCCAGCGCGCCATCCCGAAGGTCGCCCTCGTGGTCCTCCGGTACGTGGTCGACCGGGAGCGCCAGCACCAGCTCGGCCTTGACGACCAGGAGGCGGTCGCGAGGCTCACGCCCGACGAGATGGAGTCCCTCTACGACCGGTTCACCTCGCTCACCGAGAACGAGACCTACCAGGAGCTGCTGGACGAGCACGGCATGACGACGACCAACGTCAACCGGCTCACCCGCGTCCTTCGCGAGCAACTCGCCGAGCACGACCTCGAGGGTGCGGTCCTCGGCCGGGACCCCTTCCGCGACCCGAACCTCCCCGCAGTGGGCGAGACCCCACGCGACGAGGGCGAGCGACACGCCTGGACCGACGGCTGGGGCGCGGAGGACGGCGATGACGGAGCTTCCGGCCCCGACGAGTGA